A region from the Halobacillus mangrovi genome encodes:
- the spoIIR gene encoding stage II sporulation protein R produces the protein MKNSWLLFIALSIIIATLPWGQRLDAQPGESYQVIPDEAIRLRILADSNDQEDQQLKRQVRDNVNAEITKWVEDLTSIEAAREMIQDRLPEIEAIVGSTLEEAELQQTYTVDYDSTVSFPTKLYGNYVYPAGEYEAILITLGKGEGDNWWCVLFPPLCFLDFSNGTSVAAEEEPTVETKEDEEEKEVKFFVFELWGKLFS, from the coding sequence ATGAAAAACAGTTGGCTTTTATTTATAGCACTTTCAATTATCATTGCAACCTTGCCTTGGGGCCAGCGTTTAGATGCTCAGCCTGGCGAGAGCTACCAAGTAATTCCTGACGAAGCGATTCGTCTTCGAATATTAGCGGATAGTAATGATCAAGAGGATCAGCAATTAAAGCGCCAAGTCCGTGATAATGTAAACGCTGAAATTACGAAGTGGGTAGAAGATTTGACTTCTATTGAAGCTGCTAGAGAGATGATTCAAGACCGTTTGCCTGAGATAGAAGCCATAGTAGGAAGTACGCTTGAGGAAGCAGAGCTTCAGCAAACCTACACCGTCGATTACGATAGCACCGTTTCTTTTCCTACCAAACTGTACGGAAACTATGTATATCCTGCCGGAGAGTATGAAGCGATCTTGATTACCTTAGGAAAAGGGGAAGGGGATAATTGGTGGTGTGTACTCTTCCCGCCGCTTTGCTTCTTGGACTTTTCCAATGGGACAAGTGTTGCTGCTGAGGAAGAACCAACAGTAGAGACAAAAGAAGACGAGGAAGAAAAAGAAGTGAAGTTTTTCGTTTTTGAACTTTGGGGGAAGCTATTTTCCTAA
- the wecB gene encoding non-hydrolyzing UDP-N-acetylglucosamine 2-epimerase — MSEPIKVMTIFGTRPEAIKMAPLVLELKKRPEQFEPIVAVTAQHREMLDQVLSIFDIEPDFDLDIMKSRQTLAQVTTRALEGLDQVMSETKPDVVLVHGDTTTTFAASLAAYYNQIPVGHVEAGLRTWDKYSPYPEEMNRQLTGVMADLHFAPTNKSRDNLLAENKPEDHIFVTGNTAIDALQTTVNEDYTSEVLNEVGDKRLVLMTAHRRENLGNNMKQMFRAIKRLVQEHEDIQVVYPVHLNPVVKETADEILGNDDRIKLIDPLDVIDFHNFASRAHLILTDSGGVQEEAPSLGVPVLVLRDTTERPEGIEAGTLKLAGTEEDHIFHLAHELLSDDSKHQEMAKASNPYGDGKASARIAEAIRYFFKQREDKPAPFEIE; from the coding sequence GTGTCTGAACCAATCAAAGTAATGACGATATTTGGGACAAGGCCGGAAGCCATTAAAATGGCACCACTTGTTCTAGAACTTAAGAAACGTCCCGAACAATTCGAACCAATTGTAGCCGTAACCGCCCAACACCGCGAAATGTTGGATCAGGTTTTATCCATTTTCGATATTGAACCAGACTTCGATTTAGATATTATGAAATCTCGCCAAACTCTTGCACAAGTTACGACACGTGCACTGGAAGGGCTTGACCAGGTCATGAGTGAAACGAAGCCGGATGTTGTGTTGGTTCACGGAGATACGACGACAACATTCGCCGCTTCTTTAGCCGCTTATTATAATCAGATTCCTGTTGGGCATGTGGAAGCAGGGTTAAGAACTTGGGACAAGTATTCTCCATACCCAGAAGAGATGAATCGCCAGCTGACTGGTGTCATGGCAGATCTTCACTTTGCTCCAACGAACAAATCTCGTGATAACCTTCTCGCTGAAAATAAACCGGAGGATCACATTTTTGTAACAGGTAATACAGCGATCGACGCTCTTCAAACGACTGTGAACGAAGACTATACTTCTGAGGTTCTAAACGAGGTTGGTGACAAACGACTCGTTCTTATGACTGCTCACCGTCGTGAGAATCTTGGTAATAATATGAAGCAAATGTTCAGAGCAATCAAGCGCCTCGTTCAGGAGCACGAAGACATTCAAGTTGTCTATCCTGTCCACCTGAATCCTGTGGTGAAAGAGACAGCGGATGAGATTCTAGGGAATGATGATCGGATTAAGTTGATCGATCCTCTTGATGTTATTGACTTTCATAACTTCGCATCCCGCGCTCACTTGATTTTGACTGATTCAGGAGGAGTACAAGAAGAGGCACCTTCTTTAGGTGTTCCAGTGCTAGTGCTTCGCGATACTACAGAACGTCCGGAAGGTATTGAAGCAGGTACGCTCAAGCTTGCGGGTACAGAGGAAGACCACATCTTCCACTTAGCTCATGAGCTTTTGTCTGATGACTCCAAGCATCAGGAAATGGCGAAGGCTTCAAACCCGTATGGTGATGGCAAGGCATCCGCACGTATTGCTGAAGCGATCCGTTATTTCTTTAAGCAGCGTGAGGATAAACCCGCACCATTTGAAATTGAATAA
- a CDS encoding serine hydroxymethyltransferase, with the protein MNQVKSTDAEIFAAINDEKNRQQENIELIASENFVSEAVMEAMGSVLTNKYAEGYPGRRYYGGCEHVDVVENLARDRAKELFGADHANVQPHSGAQANMAVYFTVLEHGDTVLGMNLSHGGHLTHGSPVNFSGQLYNFEEYGVDQEDELIDYEAVLAKAKEVKPKLIVAGASAYPREIDFAKFREIADEVGAYLMVDMAHIAGLVASGLHPNPVPHAHFVTTTTHKTLRGPRGGMILCEEQFAKKIDKSVFPGMQGGPLMHIIAAKAVSFKEALQPEFKQYSRQIIANAKRLGESLIEKGVDIVSDGTDNHLLLLDLRSKGLTGKVVEKALDEIGITTNKNTIPYDPESPFVTSGIRIGTAAVTSRGFKEEEMDEIADLIAFTLEHHEDAEKMKQAKERVHQLTSRFPLYQTLAYSSL; encoded by the coding sequence ATGAATCAAGTGAAGTCAACAGACGCAGAAATTTTTGCAGCGATCAACGATGAGAAAAACCGTCAGCAGGAGAATATTGAATTAATTGCTTCAGAGAATTTCGTATCAGAGGCTGTTATGGAAGCGATGGGCTCTGTACTAACCAATAAATATGCTGAGGGCTATCCGGGTCGCCGTTATTATGGTGGTTGTGAACATGTGGACGTCGTAGAGAACCTGGCTCGTGATCGAGCGAAGGAACTTTTTGGAGCAGATCATGCAAATGTTCAGCCGCACTCTGGTGCACAAGCGAATATGGCTGTCTATTTCACAGTACTTGAACATGGAGACACCGTATTAGGTATGAATTTAAGTCATGGAGGTCACTTGACTCATGGAAGCCCTGTGAACTTCAGTGGACAGCTTTATAACTTTGAAGAATACGGAGTTGATCAAGAAGATGAATTGATTGACTACGAGGCTGTTCTAGCAAAAGCGAAAGAAGTGAAGCCTAAACTGATCGTAGCAGGTGCAAGTGCTTACCCTCGTGAGATCGATTTTGCGAAGTTCCGTGAAATCGCTGATGAAGTCGGTGCTTACCTCATGGTCGATATGGCGCATATTGCAGGGTTAGTTGCCTCAGGCCTTCACCCAAATCCGGTTCCACATGCTCATTTTGTTACGACGACTACTCACAAAACCTTACGTGGCCCTCGTGGCGGTATGATTCTTTGTGAAGAGCAATTCGCAAAGAAAATTGATAAGTCTGTTTTTCCAGGTATGCAGGGCGGTCCGCTTATGCACATCATCGCAGCGAAAGCCGTGTCCTTCAAAGAAGCGTTGCAGCCTGAATTTAAACAGTACTCACGTCAAATTATTGCTAACGCAAAGCGCCTTGGTGAATCTTTGATTGAAAAAGGTGTGGATATCGTTTCTGATGGTACGGATAACCACCTTCTACTCCTTGACCTGCGCAGCAAAGGATTGACAGGAAAAGTCGTAGAGAAAGCCCTTGATGAAATCGGAATTACAACGAATAAGAATACCATTCCTTATGATCCAGAGAGCCCGTTTGTTACGAGTGGTATTAGAATCGGAACCGCTGCTGTGACGAGCAGAGGATTTAAAGAAGAAGAAATGGATGAAATTGCTGATCTGATTGCCTTCACGCTTGAACATCATGAAGATGCAGAAAAAATGAAACAAGCAAAAGAGCGTGTCCATCAGTTAACGTCCCGTTTTCCTTTATATCAAACATTAGCCTACTCTTCACTATAA
- the upp gene encoding uracil phosphoribosyltransferase, translating to MGKVYVLDHPLIQHKLTYIRKKETGTKDFRELVDEVAALMAFEITRDLPLEEVEIDTPVVQEAKAKVLTGKKIGLVPILRAGLGMIDGIVQLIPAAKIGHVGLYRDPETLKPVEYYVKLPSDIEERELIVIDPMLATGGSANEAIHSLKKRGARQIRLMCLVAAPEGVEAVQEEHPDVDIYLAALDEKLNEKGYIVPGLGDAGDRLYGTK from the coding sequence ATGGGAAAAGTTTATGTATTGGACCATCCGTTGATTCAGCACAAATTGACGTACATACGGAAAAAGGAAACAGGAACGAAAGATTTTCGCGAACTCGTTGATGAAGTAGCCGCTTTAATGGCATTTGAAATTACTCGAGACCTACCATTGGAAGAGGTTGAAATCGATACCCCTGTCGTGCAGGAAGCGAAAGCGAAAGTATTGACAGGAAAGAAAATTGGACTAGTCCCTATTCTACGTGCTGGCCTTGGTATGATTGACGGTATTGTTCAATTGATTCCTGCAGCCAAAATCGGACATGTCGGCCTTTACCGTGACCCTGAAACATTGAAACCGGTAGAGTACTATGTCAAACTCCCTAGTGATATAGAAGAACGTGAATTGATTGTAATTGACCCTATGCTGGCGACTGGTGGTTCTGCTAATGAAGCCATCCATTCATTGAAAAAACGTGGAGCACGCCAAATTCGCCTCATGTGTTTAGTTGCAGCTCCTGAAGGGGTCGAAGCTGTTCAGGAAGAGCACCCTGACGTTGATATCTATCTAGCTGCTCTTGATGAGAAGCTGAATGAAAAAGGATACATCGTTCCAGGCCTTGGAGACGCAGGCGACCGATTATACGGAACTAAGTAA
- the rpiB gene encoding ribose 5-phosphate isomerase B — protein MKVILASDHGGVNLRREVADVLTDLQVEFEDIGCNCESSVDYPDYAIPAAERVASGEFDKAILICGTGIGMSISANKVKGIRAALVHDLFTAKVTREHNDSNVLCMGERVIGPGLAKEIARTWVSTDFEAGRHERRVSKIAEYENK, from the coding sequence ATGAAAGTAATCCTTGCTTCAGACCACGGAGGGGTTAATCTACGCCGTGAAGTGGCAGATGTTTTGACAGATTTGCAGGTTGAATTTGAAGACATTGGCTGTAATTGTGAAAGTTCTGTTGATTATCCGGACTATGCAATCCCAGCTGCCGAACGTGTGGCTAGTGGGGAATTCGATAAAGCGATCCTGATTTGTGGTACAGGAATTGGGATGTCCATCTCTGCCAATAAAGTTAAAGGAATCAGAGCTGCGCTTGTACATGATTTATTCACTGCAAAGGTAACTCGTGAACATAATGACTCTAATGTTCTTTGCATGGGCGAACGTGTCATTGGCCCTGGATTAGCAAAAGAAATTGCTAGAACGTGGGTTTCTACTGATTTTGAAGCTGGCCGTCATGAAAGACGCGTAAGTAAGATTGCCGAATACGAAAATAAGTAA
- a CDS encoding manganese efflux pump MntP, giving the protein MDHVSSLLLLSLALGLDAFSVALGMGLQAVRLKHAFFSGILVGIFHMIMPGLGMYFGKWLSSSASEWASLGGGLLLFCIGSYAIFASFTEKHSVAYTLYGAGIWLFALSVSIDSFPVGFSLGLRGSEVLVSVLSFGLFSMGLTWSGFIIGRHASSWLGTYSELLGGAILCSLGLYTIF; this is encoded by the coding sequence TTGGACCACGTTTCATCATTATTGCTTCTATCTTTAGCTCTAGGGCTGGATGCGTTTTCCGTAGCCCTCGGGATGGGGTTGCAGGCAGTCAGGTTAAAGCATGCTTTTTTTTCAGGAATCTTAGTAGGTATTTTTCACATGATCATGCCTGGACTTGGAATGTATTTTGGGAAATGGCTTTCATCAAGTGCTAGTGAATGGGCATCTTTGGGCGGGGGGTTATTGCTTTTTTGTATAGGAAGTTACGCTATCTTCGCTTCTTTCACAGAAAAACATTCTGTAGCTTATACATTATATGGAGCTGGAATATGGCTGTTTGCTTTAAGTGTAAGTATAGACAGCTTTCCTGTAGGATTCAGTTTAGGATTAAGAGGTTCAGAAGTTCTAGTATCAGTCTTGTCATTTGGCCTTTTCAGTATGGGGTTAACTTGGTCAGGCTTTATAATCGGCCGACATGCGAGCAGTTGGTTAGGAACCTATAGTGAACTGCTTGGGGGAGCTATTTTATGTTCTCTTGGCCTGTACACCATTTTTTGA
- a CDS encoding low molecular weight protein arginine phosphatase: MNILFVCTGNTCRSPMAEAILRDKRNEGEVKSAGIFAGKGEPMAENSQRVLDEMGLTLNHQTTPVNGDLLDWADLVLTMTDRHKQTLALQYPDHQGKFYTLKEYVLIEDEQWDRLKKLYTEFEAKRTKILNESKDDLKEEELDQKLMRALEEDIKEIEKMENDLPDINISDPFGGPIDVYRQTRDELDKHIELLIKKLDNNG, from the coding sequence ATGAATATATTGTTTGTTTGTACGGGAAATACATGTCGCAGCCCGATGGCAGAAGCCATTCTAAGAGATAAAAGAAACGAGGGAGAAGTAAAATCAGCAGGTATTTTTGCGGGCAAAGGAGAACCTATGGCTGAAAACTCCCAGAGAGTACTGGATGAAATGGGACTGACTCTTAATCATCAAACAACTCCTGTTAATGGAGATTTACTAGATTGGGCGGACCTTGTTTTAACAATGACCGATCGCCACAAACAAACGTTAGCCCTGCAGTATCCGGATCATCAGGGTAAGTTTTATACATTAAAAGAGTATGTCCTTATAGAGGATGAACAGTGGGATAGGCTAAAAAAGCTTTACACAGAGTTTGAAGCGAAACGTACGAAAATCCTTAATGAATCGAAGGACGATTTGAAAGAAGAAGAACTTGACCAAAAGCTCATGCGAGCCTTGGAAGAAGACATTAAGGAAATTGAAAAAATGGAAAACGATTTACCTGATATTAATATATCTGATCCTTTTGGCGGACCTATCGATGTTTATCGTCAAACGAGAGATGAACTGGATAAACATATTGAACTTCTAATTAAAAAGCTAGACAACAATGGCTGA
- the prmC gene encoding peptide chain release factor N(5)-glutamine methyltransferase produces the protein MQPTFTTIREARHWASVFLQEHNRETRVADLLLEYYLGLTFAQLLAYERDPFPEEKKKGFVCSVRNHASTGVPVQHLIGHAHFYGRDFKVNADVLIPRPETEELVVGVKDWMRTYEITSPVIADIGTGSGVIAITLALETNAKVLAADVSNEALGVAQQNAQALAAEVEFRQGSYLEPFYDQQIDVLVSNPPYIAYKDKKEMDDTVLNFDPELALFAEEEGLAAYKAILNQLQEQPSLIAFEIGYNQGEAVKRLIEVRFPEAAVEVRQDINKKDRMVFATHQRFL, from the coding sequence ATGCAGCCTACGTTTACAACGATTCGAGAAGCCCGCCACTGGGCTTCTGTTTTTTTGCAAGAGCATAACCGGGAAACTCGGGTAGCAGATCTGTTGCTTGAGTACTATTTGGGACTGACGTTCGCTCAACTTTTAGCGTATGAGCGAGATCCTTTTCCTGAAGAGAAGAAAAAGGGATTTGTGTGCAGTGTGCGAAATCACGCTTCGACAGGTGTACCGGTGCAGCACTTAATTGGTCACGCTCATTTTTATGGAAGAGATTTTAAAGTAAACGCTGATGTCCTCATTCCAAGACCTGAAACAGAGGAACTTGTTGTAGGAGTGAAGGACTGGATGAGGACGTATGAAATAACGAGTCCTGTCATCGCTGATATTGGTACAGGCAGCGGAGTTATTGCTATTACGCTTGCGTTGGAAACGAATGCAAAAGTGTTAGCGGCAGATGTCTCCAATGAAGCCCTCGGAGTAGCCCAACAAAATGCACAAGCTCTAGCTGCGGAAGTGGAATTTCGTCAAGGTAGTTATTTAGAGCCTTTCTATGACCAACAGATCGATGTTCTCGTATCCAACCCTCCTTATATTGCTTATAAAGATAAAAAGGAGATGGATGATACGGTCTTGAATTTTGATCCTGAACTTGCTTTATTTGCAGAGGAAGAAGGACTGGCCGCCTATAAAGCTATTCTTAATCAGCTGCAGGAACAGCCGTCACTGATAGCTTTTGAAATTGGCTATAACCAGGGAGAAGCCGTTAAAAGGTTGATTGAGGTTCGTTTTCCCGAGGCTGCTGTAGAGGTAAGGCAGGATATCAACAAAAAGGATCGAATGGTTTTTGCCACTCATCAAAGATTTTTATAA
- a CDS encoding thymidine kinase, protein MYVMKQSGWVEVICGSMFSGKSEELIRRVRRATFGNLTVRVFKPAIDDRYKEDAVVSHNGTSVLARPVKNSLDILTLVDNDVDVVGIDEVQFFDTNIVEVVECLADRGIRVIVAGLDTDFRGEPFGQMPDLMALSESVTKLNAICPVCGSPASRTQRLINGEPASYDDPIILVGASESYEPRCRHHHKVPNKPRQQQVKAAYAEN, encoded by the coding sequence GTGTATGTAATGAAACAAAGCGGATGGGTTGAGGTCATTTGTGGAAGTATGTTTAGCGGGAAATCAGAGGAGTTGATTCGCCGGGTTCGCCGAGCGACTTTTGGTAATTTGACAGTGCGTGTGTTTAAGCCTGCGATCGATGATCGTTATAAAGAGGATGCAGTCGTATCTCATAACGGTACTTCCGTATTAGCTCGTCCCGTTAAGAATTCTTTAGATATTCTCACTCTTGTAGATAATGATGTAGATGTTGTAGGAATTGATGAAGTTCAATTTTTCGATACGAACATAGTAGAAGTTGTGGAATGCCTGGCAGACCGTGGGATTCGTGTCATCGTCGCAGGACTCGATACGGATTTCCGAGGCGAACCCTTTGGTCAAATGCCTGACTTGATGGCGCTTAGCGAGAGTGTCACAAAGCTCAATGCGATTTGTCCTGTATGTGGTTCACCAGCAAGTCGCACGCAACGCCTGATCAATGGGGAACCTGCTTCGTACGATGACCCGATTATCCTTGTTGGGGCTTCCGAGTCTTATGAACCAAGGTGCCGTCACCACCACAAGGTACCGAACAAACCCAGGCAACAGCAAGTGAAGGCAGCCTACGCTGAAAATTGA
- a CDS encoding L-threonylcarbamoyladenylate synthase: MQTRFWKPSQLLETDPSIEEAAQLLKDRHVVAFPTETVYGLGADATNEEAVQKIFEAKGRPSDNPLIVHVADIHQVEELTQNIPDRAYRLMEAFWPGPLTLVLESNGSAAKNVTAGLSTIGIRMPDHPLALALLRASGKPLAAPSANRSGRPSPTDAAHVWQDLEGRVAGILDGGATGVGVESTVLDCTSDTPVILRPGGVTKEDLEKILPNVDVDSALKDKQKQPRSPGMKYTHYAPEAPLWLVKGDDEFFNEQLIQLKEEGHRVGVIVSMELAEKLNHDLVSLCGSRDRLNEVAGRLYAALREFKKADVDVILCETFPQTGVGAAIMNRLTKASVNILTQG, translated from the coding sequence ATGCAGACGAGGTTTTGGAAACCATCACAATTATTGGAGACCGATCCTTCTATAGAAGAAGCAGCACAGTTGCTCAAAGATCGTCATGTTGTAGCTTTTCCAACGGAGACCGTTTATGGTTTGGGAGCAGATGCGACCAATGAGGAAGCTGTTCAAAAGATTTTTGAAGCGAAGGGCCGGCCTTCAGATAACCCTCTGATTGTCCATGTTGCGGACATCCACCAGGTGGAAGAACTAACTCAAAACATTCCTGACAGAGCCTATCGATTAATGGAAGCTTTCTGGCCTGGGCCGTTGACTCTAGTTTTGGAAAGTAACGGTTCGGCTGCAAAAAATGTGACCGCAGGCTTATCCACAATCGGAATAAGAATGCCGGATCATCCACTTGCACTCGCGTTACTTCGTGCTTCAGGAAAGCCCTTGGCTGCTCCAAGTGCCAATCGCTCCGGCCGCCCAAGTCCAACAGACGCTGCTCATGTCTGGCAAGATTTAGAAGGACGTGTTGCAGGGATCCTTGACGGAGGGGCAACAGGGGTAGGAGTAGAATCCACTGTGCTGGACTGCACGTCGGATACTCCTGTGATCCTCAGACCTGGAGGAGTCACCAAAGAAGATTTGGAAAAAATATTGCCGAATGTTGATGTGGATTCTGCCCTGAAAGATAAGCAGAAACAACCAAGATCACCTGGCATGAAATATACCCACTATGCTCCTGAAGCACCTCTTTGGCTAGTAAAAGGAGACGATGAATTCTTTAACGAACAATTAATTCAGTTAAAAGAAGAAGGGCATAGAGTAGGAGTTATTGTCAGCATGGAATTGGCTGAAAAGCTCAATCATGATCTTGTGTCTCTTTGTGGGTCTCGAGATCGATTGAATGAAGTAGCAGGCCGGTTGTATGCTGCTTTAAGAGAGTTCAAAAAAGCAGATGTCGATGTGATTTTATGTGAAACGTTTCCGCAAACAGGAGTAGGTGCGGCCATTATGAATCGCCTGACGAAAGCTTCCGTCAATATTTTAACTCAAGGGTAG
- a CDS encoding DUF2294 domain-containing protein — protein MDKRSVQSEISSYIGKLLRDNFGKGPSSVFVSIEEPYITIYLKGFLAPMEKVLVNQNNTSKVEETRDLLMQELIPDIKATLRATAGIEVESLYYDWSLSNRSGMIVGIMNVKPMVDENNENYEQKQTVHDEIEKITRHAQKEPEMIRSFLLNDRTLIIEREGIFVAIEKEMIRLGFHEQLKIAKRHLEKRLLHLSSFESILQTRIEDVFLDWDFNLDRSYIIFIFKPTDLKS, from the coding sequence ATGGATAAACGTTCTGTCCAATCGGAAATTTCAAGTTACATAGGAAAACTCCTGCGTGATAATTTCGGAAAAGGGCCGTCTTCTGTTTTTGTTTCCATCGAAGAACCTTACATCACGATTTACTTGAAGGGGTTTTTAGCTCCTATGGAAAAAGTTCTTGTCAATCAGAATAACACTTCAAAGGTAGAAGAAACTCGGGATTTACTTATGCAAGAACTCATCCCGGATATCAAAGCGACGCTGAGGGCAACAGCGGGAATAGAAGTAGAATCATTATATTATGATTGGTCCTTATCCAATCGTTCCGGTATGATTGTAGGCATCATGAATGTGAAACCGATGGTTGATGAAAATAATGAAAATTACGAACAAAAACAAACCGTCCATGATGAAATTGAAAAAATAACTCGTCACGCACAAAAAGAACCTGAAATGATTCGTTCTTTTCTTTTGAACGACCGAACATTGATCATTGAAAGAGAAGGGATCTTTGTAGCTATTGAGAAGGAAATGATTCGTTTAGGTTTTCATGAGCAGTTGAAGATTGCCAAACGACACTTGGAAAAACGACTTCTTCACCTTTCTTCTTTCGAATCAATCCTTCAAACAAGAATCGAAGATGTCTTTTTAGACTGGGATTTTAATCTTGATCGCAGTTACATTATATTTATTTTCAAACCTACAGACTTGAAATCTTAA
- the prfA gene encoding peptide chain release factor 1, which yields MIERLQTLEDRYEKLNELLSDPEVISDTNKLREYSKEQAGLSDTVTAYREYKEVTEQLDDAKAMLEDSLDDDMVEMVKEEISELSDRKAELEEELKVLMLPKDPNDDKNVIMEIRGAAGGDEASLFAGDLYRMYARYAEMQGWKTEVIEANANDVGGFKEIIFMVSGDRAYSKLKFENGAHRVQRVPETESGGRIHTSTATVVVMPEAEEVEVEVHEKDIRVDRFASSGPGGQSVNTTMSAVRLTHEPTGIVVSCQDEKSQIKNKEKAMKVLRARIYDKYQREAQDEYDESRKSAVGTGDRSERIRTYNFPQTRVTDHRIGLTIQKLDQILQGNMDEIIDALLIEEQTKKLEQIGE from the coding sequence TTGATCGAACGTTTACAAACATTAGAAGACCGTTATGAAAAATTAAATGAATTACTCAGTGATCCTGAAGTTATTTCTGATACAAATAAGCTGCGTGAATATTCGAAAGAGCAGGCAGGATTATCTGATACGGTGACGGCCTATCGTGAATATAAAGAGGTAACAGAGCAGCTGGACGATGCTAAAGCAATGCTCGAAGACAGCCTTGATGATGATATGGTAGAAATGGTGAAAGAGGAAATCAGTGAACTATCAGATCGAAAAGCAGAGCTTGAAGAAGAACTGAAAGTACTGATGCTTCCTAAAGATCCAAACGATGATAAGAACGTTATTATGGAAATCCGAGGTGCTGCTGGCGGGGATGAAGCTTCCTTATTCGCAGGTGATCTTTATCGCATGTATGCTCGTTATGCCGAGATGCAAGGCTGGAAGACGGAAGTGATTGAAGCTAACGCCAATGATGTGGGTGGCTTTAAAGAAATCATCTTCATGGTGAGTGGAGATCGTGCCTATTCAAAATTAAAATTTGAAAATGGCGCCCATCGAGTGCAACGTGTACCTGAGACGGAATCGGGTGGTCGAATCCACACTTCTACAGCTACCGTTGTTGTCATGCCGGAAGCGGAAGAAGTAGAAGTTGAAGTTCATGAAAAGGACATTCGTGTAGATCGGTTTGCTTCAAGCGGACCAGGTGGACAGAGTGTAAATACAACCATGTCTGCTGTACGTTTAACGCACGAACCAACAGGAATCGTTGTTTCTTGTCAGGATGAGAAATCACAAATTAAGAACAAAGAAAAAGCCATGAAAGTCCTTCGTGCACGAATTTATGATAAATACCAACGTGAAGCCCAAGACGAGTACGATGAAAGTCGTAAATCGGCTGTTGGGACGGGAGATCGTTCTGAGCGGATCCGCACATACAATTTCCCTCAGACACGTGTGACGGATCACCGTATCGGTCTGACCATTCAAAAGCTTGATCAAATCCTACAAGGAAATATGGATGAGATCATTGATGCCTTGCTAATTGAAGAACAAACGAAAAAATTAGAACAGATCGGTGAGTAA
- a CDS encoding TIGR01440 family protein, with protein MKAIQADVRSVVEQLLDSGTIRKGFFVIGCSTSEIAGERIGTSGSVEIASVVFDELMQIPKKAEVELAFQCCEHLNRSLVVERSVLDKYGLDEVSAIPIPKAGGSMASYAYKHLEDPVLVESIQAAGGLDIGDTLIGMHLKRVAVPLRIEQKSIGHAHVTAAKTRPPLIGGVRAVYESSEVEGSCDE; from the coding sequence GTGAAAGCCATTCAAGCAGATGTCAGGTCTGTAGTGGAACAACTTCTGGATAGCGGCACCATACGAAAAGGCTTTTTCGTGATTGGCTGTTCAACAAGCGAGATCGCTGGAGAACGGATCGGTACCTCTGGAAGTGTAGAGATTGCTTCTGTTGTATTTGACGAACTAATGCAAATTCCCAAGAAGGCAGAGGTGGAGCTTGCGTTTCAATGTTGTGAGCATCTGAACCGGTCCCTTGTCGTTGAAAGATCAGTACTTGATAAGTACGGTTTGGACGAGGTGTCTGCCATTCCGATTCCAAAAGCAGGCGGGTCTATGGCTTCTTATGCTTACAAGCATTTGGAGGATCCGGTGCTTGTCGAATCCATCCAGGCAGCTGGAGGACTGGACATCGGAGATACGCTGATTGGAATGCATCTGAAGCGTGTGGCTGTACCGCTTCGAATTGAACAGAAGTCGATTGGTCATGCACATGTCACGGCTGCCAAAACTCGTCCTCCTCTTATAGGAGGCGTTCGGGCTGTATATGAAAGTAGTGAAGTCGAAGGTTCGTGTGATGAATAG